In Opitutaceae bacterium TAV5, one genomic interval encodes:
- a CDS encoding AraC family transcriptional regulator: MNVDMSDGGISEGFPSVGKKFTDVRMEKMKAAETDRAGENARTYWDGLRVSLIRFFEGPPIGKYGVFQGVVLTVFKFLEGEVTLVKDGVSVSAGKGDWMVCHPGERFQDFSDSARIISIHLLVESPGNAAAWSGGPVLAFGVETATRAGLDGCVRRMRRSAVLRRLEASGKICPLGVPETFAEALELQEVVAAFFRRLMGVVEPLGMRYEAPPIRDGRVRESRQRLAAAGLREGFSRERLAAGCGLSASQLDRLWREELGQTPAQFWHARRLQAACALLQGDAHSIKEIAFETGFPHLSQFSFWFAKAMNESPRAFRSRHERD, translated from the coding sequence ATGAATGTGGATATGAGCGACGGAGGCATTTCCGAAGGCTTTCCATCCGTGGGAAAAAAGTTTACAGATGTGCGCATGGAGAAAATGAAAGCAGCGGAAACCGACAGGGCAGGGGAGAATGCCCGGACTTACTGGGATGGTTTGCGGGTGTCGCTGATCCGGTTCTTCGAGGGGCCGCCGATCGGGAAATATGGAGTTTTTCAAGGAGTGGTGCTGACGGTTTTCAAGTTCCTGGAGGGTGAGGTGACGCTGGTCAAAGACGGTGTTTCGGTGTCGGCGGGCAAAGGTGACTGGATGGTGTGCCATCCGGGGGAACGGTTTCAGGATTTTTCGGATTCTGCGCGTATCATCTCGATTCACCTGTTGGTGGAAAGTCCGGGCAATGCGGCGGCATGGTCAGGAGGCCCGGTGCTGGCGTTCGGCGTGGAGACGGCGACGAGGGCGGGGCTGGATGGTTGCGTGCGGCGGATGCGGCGGTCGGCGGTGTTGCGGCGGCTGGAAGCGAGCGGAAAGATTTGTCCGCTGGGCGTGCCGGAGACGTTCGCCGAGGCGCTGGAGTTGCAGGAAGTGGTGGCGGCATTTTTCCGGCGACTGATGGGGGTAGTGGAGCCGCTGGGGATGCGTTACGAGGCACCGCCGATTCGTGACGGGCGGGTGCGCGAGAGCCGGCAGCGGCTGGCGGCGGCGGGACTGCGCGAGGGGTTTTCGCGCGAGCGACTGGCGGCGGGATGCGGATTGAGCGCGTCGCAACTGGATCGGTTGTGGCGTGAGGAGCTGGGGCAGACGCCGGCGCAATTCTGGCATGCGCGGCGTTTGCAGGCAGCGTGCGCGCTGCTTCAGGGCGACGCGCACTCGATCAAGGAAATCGCGTTCGAAACGGGATTCCCGCACCTGAGCCAGTTTTCGTTCTGGTTCGCAAAAGCCATGAACGAGTCACCGCGCGCATTCAGGAGCCGGCACGAACGGGATTGA
- a CDS encoding anchor protein, translating into MKMLHKLLALAAVTTAAVCSHAGTYANITLDGIIDDWSGISASFTNTGGGPVNQIFLANNDTHLFILVTFHTQTDFLTVPGGFYLGIDNDSNAATGFNIYSQGVVGSEVGYAAETPFQQDSINFNTGAVSEGANMLSSPYGAATTAQEFSISRTGIIDTANSTPVFPNTSFNLVVYIDNGGELIIGPASYTFAAVPEPATWAFIGGIGALAICLIRRHRRR; encoded by the coding sequence ATGAAAATGCTACACAAACTGCTCGCCCTCGCCGCCGTCACCACGGCCGCTGTCTGCTCCCACGCCGGAACCTATGCCAACATCACGCTTGATGGCATCATCGACGACTGGAGCGGTATCTCCGCCTCGTTCACCAACACCGGTGGCGGGCCAGTCAACCAGATCTTCCTGGCCAACAACGATACCCACCTCTTCATTCTTGTTACCTTCCATACGCAGACCGATTTCCTGACGGTCCCCGGCGGCTTCTACCTCGGTATCGACAACGACAGTAACGCGGCCACCGGCTTCAATATCTACAGCCAGGGCGTGGTGGGTTCCGAAGTCGGCTATGCTGCCGAGACACCCTTTCAGCAAGACAGTATTAATTTTAATACCGGTGCCGTATCTGAGGGTGCCAACATGCTGAGCAGCCCGTATGGCGCAGCGACTACGGCCCAAGAGTTCAGCATCTCCCGCACCGGCATAATCGACACGGCCAACTCCACGCCAGTCTTCCCGAATACATCGTTCAACTTGGTGGTGTATATCGACAACGGTGGCGAGCTGATCATCGGCCCCGCCTCCTACACTTTTGCCGCCGTTCCCGAGCCCGCCACGTGGGCTTTTATCGGGGGCATCGGTGCCCTCGCCATCTGCCTGATTCGTCGTCACCGTCGGCGCTAA
- a CDS encoding N-terminal cleavage protein → MRHIQSSRRLPGFTLIELLTVIAIIGILAAIIIPVVSKVRTTAKMTRSLANLRQIGAAVQLFAGDNKGALPVWHDFTVTSPPDMPGEPAYGGSYWWEQLETYLGQDREIFHSPAHVEFDSSTREKLRETISYGWNYEVLGRHKGDSSKEGDHRLNVTDFESPARSLAASDGKDRDSWGSITSARDGPQWAPSPTRYGDRIPSLFLDGHVSTRPYSEFLQADPWFNAVKALPPDKS, encoded by the coding sequence ATGCGACATATCCAGTCAAGCCGGCGACTTCCTGGCTTCACACTTATCGAGTTGCTGACCGTGATCGCCATCATCGGCATCCTGGCGGCAATCATCATTCCGGTCGTCAGCAAGGTCCGCACCACGGCCAAGATGACCCGCTCTCTCGCCAACCTTCGCCAGATCGGCGCAGCGGTCCAGTTGTTCGCCGGGGACAACAAGGGTGCCCTTCCGGTGTGGCACGACTTTACGGTCACCTCTCCGCCGGACATGCCGGGGGAGCCCGCTTACGGGGGAAGCTACTGGTGGGAACAGCTCGAAACCTACCTCGGGCAGGATCGCGAGATTTTTCATAGTCCCGCCCACGTCGAGTTCGACAGCTCCACTCGCGAGAAATTGCGCGAAACGATTTCCTACGGATGGAACTACGAAGTGCTGGGGCGCCACAAGGGCGACAGTTCAAAGGAGGGCGATCACCGTCTCAACGTGACCGACTTTGAAAGCCCGGCTCGTAGCCTGGCGGCTTCGGATGGCAAGGACCGGGATTCATGGGGTTCGATCACCTCAGCCAGGGATGGTCCGCAATGGGCTCCCAGTCCCACCCGCTACGGCGACCGGATTCCCTCCCTCTTTCTCGATGGCCACGTCAGCACACGTCCTTACTCCGAGTTTCTCCAGGCTGACCCCTGGTTCAACGCGGTGAAGGCTTTGCCTCCCGACAAAAGTTAA
- a CDS encoding 3-oxoacyl-ACP reductase yields MKPAFTANNAPTAPLPDFTGKTVLVTGSTQNLGHTIALLFAQAGARTILHGRRLADAESACERIRTSMTNIALSPDTLHATHFALGDEAAIDAAFADLIRRDLLPDILINNAAHLGLGDDTTFLGQTPAFFREVIDANLHGTFRCSQLAARHLRDAGRPGAIINITSLAGERAIWGRTAYCTSKAALEGLTRAMSLELAQHDIRVNCISAGYIWTPRWNDLSPEQTARRHQNTPGRAPTQQDEIARLALFLASDQAPTLIGSRIVIDGGLNVQQVPADVVV; encoded by the coding sequence ATGAAACCCGCATTCACCGCCAACAACGCACCCACCGCTCCCCTCCCCGACTTCACCGGCAAGACCGTGCTCGTCACCGGTTCCACGCAAAACCTCGGCCATACCATTGCGCTGCTCTTCGCACAGGCCGGCGCCCGCACGATCCTCCACGGTCGCCGCCTTGCCGACGCCGAATCCGCCTGTGAACGTATCCGCACTTCGATGACGAACATCGCGCTTTCGCCCGACACTCTCCACGCCACCCACTTCGCCCTCGGCGACGAGGCGGCCATCGACGCCGCCTTCGCCGATCTCATCCGCCGCGACCTCCTCCCCGATATCCTCATCAACAACGCCGCTCACCTCGGCCTCGGCGACGACACCACGTTCCTCGGCCAGACGCCCGCCTTTTTCCGCGAAGTCATCGACGCCAATCTTCACGGCACCTTCCGCTGTTCCCAACTCGCCGCCCGGCACCTTCGCGATGCAGGCCGCCCCGGGGCGATCATCAACATCACCTCGCTCGCCGGCGAGCGCGCCATCTGGGGACGCACCGCATACTGCACCAGCAAGGCCGCTCTCGAAGGACTCACCCGTGCCATGTCGCTCGAACTCGCGCAGCACGACATCCGCGTCAACTGCATCTCCGCCGGCTATATCTGGACTCCGCGCTGGAATGACCTGTCCCCGGAACAAACCGCCCGCCGCCACCAGAACACCCCCGGCCGCGCCCCTACGCAGCAAGACGAGATCGCCCGCCTCGCTCTCTTCCTCGCTTCCGACCAGGCTCCGACCCTGATCGGCTCCCGCATCGTCATCGACGGCGGTCTCAACGTCCAGCAGGTACCAGCGGATGTCGTCGTGTGA
- a CDS encoding nucleoside hydrolase, whose protein sequence is MTEKLLLDTDIGSDVDDAVCLAWLLLEPACELLGITTVTGDTAARAALADALCRRTGKAGIPVYPGLAKPLLLPESRQPRVPQATILAEGKWPHTPAGDFPKHEAIRFLQQTIRAHPGEVTLLAIGPLTNIGALFTIDPEIPSLLKSLVIMGGNFTPTRWLGSYGAGRCEWNIVNDPHAAEIVYRARVPRHRSVGIDVTSRVNMKPDEVREKFRRPGLDLVLDMARVWFDGGRDEITFHDPLAAVTIFEPDLCTWEQGNVNIVTDGLMEGYTLFNPDVAPAEALHEVASEVDEERFFTRYFKNFA, encoded by the coding sequence ATGACTGAAAAACTTCTCCTCGACACCGACATCGGCTCCGATGTGGACGACGCCGTCTGCCTCGCCTGGCTGCTCCTCGAACCGGCCTGCGAACTGCTCGGCATCACCACCGTTACCGGCGACACGGCAGCCCGTGCCGCGCTCGCTGATGCCCTGTGCCGGCGTACGGGGAAAGCCGGAATTCCTGTCTATCCCGGCCTCGCCAAACCGCTGCTTCTGCCGGAAAGCCGCCAACCCCGCGTGCCGCAGGCCACTATCCTGGCGGAGGGTAAATGGCCGCACACACCCGCCGGCGATTTTCCGAAGCACGAGGCGATCCGGTTCCTCCAGCAAACCATCCGCGCTCACCCCGGCGAGGTGACGCTCCTCGCTATCGGCCCGCTGACCAACATTGGCGCCCTTTTCACCATCGACCCGGAAATTCCCTCGCTTCTGAAATCGCTCGTCATCATGGGGGGCAACTTCACGCCCACCCGCTGGCTCGGCAGCTATGGCGCCGGGCGCTGTGAGTGGAATATCGTCAACGATCCGCATGCCGCCGAAATCGTCTACCGCGCCCGGGTTCCGCGGCACCGCTCCGTCGGCATCGACGTGACTTCCCGCGTGAACATGAAACCCGACGAAGTGCGTGAAAAATTTCGCCGTCCCGGTCTCGACCTCGTGCTCGATATGGCCAGGGTCTGGTTCGATGGCGGACGCGACGAGATCACCTTCCATGATCCGCTTGCCGCCGTGACCATTTTCGAGCCCGACCTCTGCACCTGGGAACAAGGCAACGTGAACATCGTCACCGATGGACTCATGGAGGGCTACACGCTTTTCAATCCCGACGTCGCCCCCGCCGAAGCCTTGCATGAAGTCGCCAGCGAGGTAGACGAGGAGCGATTCTTCACCCGTTATTTCAAGAACTTCGCCTGA
- a CDS encoding beta-glucosidase: protein MSTATAPAAADSVIENQDIPALCRRQLLPHPLPGLPEIGRLATLRSTAQIPGSRIGIGFETLDRFMFDPERVYPHLEKLGAKWARVQTGWSRCETAPGVYDFAWLDAIVDRLRSIGMQPFFSVSFGNRLYMPDVPHESAVGYVPLYYGDAVRDAWLAWTRALAAHFRGRVAHWEIWNEPNIPQFWHPAKPDARAYAELVRITAAAVREQIPDATIIGGAMSKLDPAYLETALKAGMADHIDVFSFHPYQTVPEQNLQNMHDLIRRLLDRYSPARRIAIWQGENGCPSQTAGHNDDWLGLYDMDQIVQAKWIARRLLIDLRTGFDLLLYFHAVDLMDRPYRQAGGKINRPVMMGLIHGKHYTPKYAFDVMRRICSLFDTDTHRQELCTRFSEPDPAHPQRSGLMASPVAATFSSHGSPLVAFWNTEDPQQKTPASEIDLTLWHDSDLRLEKPVLLDLLTGTVHDAAARGSAFVLDGAVVGRRFRLPLPDYPLVLTDASLLPLAGKMDG, encoded by the coding sequence ATGTCTACCGCCACCGCTCCCGCTGCCGCTGACTCCGTCATCGAAAACCAGGACATCCCCGCCCTCTGCCGCCGGCAACTCCTCCCCCACCCGCTCCCCGGCCTCCCCGAGATCGGTCGGCTCGCCACCTTACGCTCCACGGCACAGATCCCCGGCTCTCGCATCGGTATCGGCTTCGAAACCCTCGACCGCTTCATGTTCGATCCCGAGCGCGTTTACCCCCACCTCGAAAAACTCGGCGCCAAGTGGGCGCGCGTGCAAACCGGCTGGAGCCGCTGCGAAACCGCCCCCGGCGTTTACGACTTCGCCTGGCTCGACGCCATCGTGGACCGCCTCCGCTCCATCGGCATGCAACCGTTTTTCTCCGTCAGTTTCGGCAACCGGCTCTACATGCCCGATGTGCCCCACGAGTCCGCCGTCGGCTACGTGCCGCTCTACTATGGCGACGCCGTCCGCGACGCCTGGCTCGCCTGGACCCGCGCCCTCGCCGCCCATTTCCGCGGTCGTGTCGCCCACTGGGAAATCTGGAACGAACCCAACATCCCCCAGTTCTGGCATCCTGCCAAACCCGACGCCCGCGCCTATGCCGAACTCGTCCGCATCACCGCCGCCGCCGTCCGCGAACAAATCCCCGACGCCACGATCATCGGCGGCGCCATGTCCAAGCTCGATCCCGCTTACCTCGAAACCGCGCTCAAGGCCGGGATGGCCGATCACATCGATGTGTTTTCCTTTCACCCCTACCAGACCGTCCCCGAGCAGAACCTGCAAAACATGCACGACCTCATCCGTCGCCTGCTCGACCGCTATTCGCCTGCCCGCCGCATCGCCATCTGGCAGGGCGAGAACGGTTGTCCCTCCCAGACCGCCGGCCACAACGACGACTGGCTCGGCCTCTACGACATGGACCAGATCGTGCAGGCCAAGTGGATCGCCCGCCGCCTCCTCATCGACCTGCGTACCGGCTTCGACCTGCTCCTCTATTTCCACGCCGTCGATCTCATGGACCGCCCCTACAGGCAGGCCGGCGGCAAGATCAACCGCCCCGTCATGATGGGCCTGATACACGGAAAACATTACACACCCAAATACGCCTTCGACGTCATGCGCCGCATCTGCTCGCTCTTCGACACCGACACGCATCGTCAGGAACTCTGCACCCGCTTCTCCGAACCCGATCCCGCGCACCCGCAGCGGAGCGGCCTGATGGCCAGCCCTGTCGCCGCCACCTTCAGCAGCCACGGCTCGCCCCTCGTCGCGTTCTGGAACACCGAAGACCCGCAACAGAAGACTCCCGCCAGCGAGATCGACCTCACCCTCTGGCACGACTCCGACCTTCGCCTCGAAAAACCCGTCCTCCTCGACCTTCTCACCGGCACCGTTCACGACGCCGCCGCCCGTGGCTCCGCCTTCGTCCTCGACGGCGCCGTCGTCGGCCGCCGCTTCCGTCTTCCGCTCCCCGATTATCCACTCGTGCTCACCGATGCCTCCCTCCTGCCGCTGGCAGGAAAAATGGACGGCTGA
- a CDS encoding oxidoreductase has protein sequence MIRLGIIGLGTRLAHMLTCFQASEPSLRVVGVVDPDPAAALERLPAEQRGGIRFFATLADLLREGRPDALAVGTRCNLHAAYATSIAATGLPLFLEKPVATSMADARALERAFADSAGEVVVSFPLRLSALCGMVRSRLDGGAVGRLEHVLAVNYVPYGNVYFDSWYRDYRTTQGLFLQKATHDFDYMAFLVGAPVTRVAAMAQHGRVFRDRSLEPAGGDDTRLYFDGIGTPETGMNEDASSALLEFANGVQGVYTQVFYTKHEGAARGATLSGLRGTLRFDWYRNELNLHHHSEAHTETERPPEGLNHFGGDGALAANFIDVIRGRAPSASPISAGLRSVYACLAARESAATGRFVEVRQLTDLETPAAALPASLPALATA, from the coding sequence ATGATTCGTCTCGGAATAATCGGTCTCGGAACCCGGCTCGCCCACATGCTGACCTGTTTTCAGGCCAGCGAACCCTCGCTGAGGGTGGTCGGCGTCGTTGATCCCGATCCCGCCGCCGCCCTGGAGCGGTTGCCCGCCGAACAGCGCGGGGGCATCCGTTTCTTCGCTACGCTGGCCGATCTCCTGCGCGAAGGCCGGCCGGATGCGCTGGCGGTTGGCACGCGGTGCAATCTTCACGCCGCCTATGCGACATCCATCGCGGCCACCGGACTGCCGCTCTTTCTGGAAAAACCTGTTGCCACCTCGATGGCCGACGCGCGCGCTCTCGAGAGAGCCTTTGCCGATTCGGCGGGCGAAGTCGTGGTGAGTTTTCCGCTGCGCCTCTCCGCGCTGTGCGGCATGGTGCGTTCCCGGCTCGACGGCGGCGCGGTCGGCCGGCTCGAACACGTGCTGGCGGTCAACTACGTGCCTTACGGCAACGTCTATTTCGACTCCTGGTATCGCGACTACCGCACCACCCAGGGCCTGTTCCTGCAAAAGGCCACGCACGATTTCGACTACATGGCTTTCCTCGTCGGCGCGCCGGTCACCCGGGTGGCGGCGATGGCGCAGCACGGGCGCGTCTTCCGCGACCGCTCGCTGGAGCCGGCCGGCGGCGACGACACCCGCCTCTATTTCGACGGGATCGGCACGCCCGAAACGGGCATGAACGAGGATGCCTCCAGCGCCCTCCTCGAATTCGCCAATGGCGTGCAGGGAGTCTACACCCAGGTGTTTTATACCAAACATGAAGGCGCCGCCCGCGGCGCCACGCTCAGCGGACTGCGCGGCACGCTGCGCTTCGACTGGTATCGCAACGAGCTCAATCTCCATCACCACAGCGAGGCGCACACCGAAACGGAGCGCCCGCCGGAGGGGTTGAATCACTTTGGCGGCGACGGCGCACTGGCGGCCAATTTTATTGATGTGATCCGCGGCCGCGCCCCGTCGGCCTCGCCGATCTCCGCCGGGCTGCGCAGCGTCTATGCCTGCCTCGCCGCCCGCGAAAGCGCCGCCACCGGACGCTTTGTCGAGGTGCGGCAGCTCACCGATCTCGAAACTCCGGCCGCCGCGCTTCCCGCCTCCCTGCCAGCTCTCGCCACCGCCTGA
- a CDS encoding ribokinase: MSVANTTRHAVAIVGSANMDLSIPVTCLPRTGETILGGDMTTNPGGKGANQAVAAQRAASRPGFCRFVGRVGDDVFGRQLRNALDADSVDTAALLTTPGAPSGTAAIMVNPEGDNAIVVSPGANARLTPADIAGVREAITTAAVLTVQLEVPFDTVAAALSLAREAGVLTILDPAPAPQPASAGALATLPDALWQVDIFSPNQSEARLLTGIAVDDLDSARAAGERLLQFGPKTVVLKLGGLGAAIITAAPSGGGQGGNAPVFTHIPAIRIPAVVDTTAAGDTFTGALATALAEGRSLAEAVRFAGIAGSLACTVRGAQSAIPHRRDILARL, from the coding sequence ATGTCCGTCGCCAACACCACCCGCCATGCCGTTGCCATCGTCGGCTCCGCCAACATGGATCTTTCGATTCCCGTCACCTGTCTGCCTCGCACCGGTGAGACCATTCTGGGGGGTGACATGACGACCAATCCGGGCGGCAAGGGAGCGAACCAGGCGGTCGCCGCCCAGCGCGCCGCCAGCCGGCCCGGCTTTTGCCGCTTCGTCGGGCGCGTGGGCGATGATGTATTCGGACGGCAGTTACGGAACGCCCTCGACGCCGATTCCGTCGACACCGCTGCGCTACTGACCACGCCGGGCGCTCCCAGCGGGACAGCCGCCATCATGGTCAATCCCGAGGGAGACAACGCCATCGTTGTTTCTCCGGGCGCCAATGCCCGCCTCACGCCGGCCGACATCGCGGGAGTACGCGAGGCGATCACGACTGCGGCCGTTCTCACGGTGCAGCTCGAAGTGCCGTTCGACACCGTGGCCGCCGCGCTCTCGCTCGCGCGCGAGGCGGGCGTGCTCACGATCCTCGATCCCGCTCCGGCTCCCCAACCCGCATCGGCCGGGGCGCTCGCCACACTTCCCGACGCGCTCTGGCAGGTTGACATTTTTTCGCCCAACCAGAGCGAGGCCCGGCTTTTGACCGGCATCGCCGTTGACGACCTCGATTCGGCACGGGCCGCGGGGGAACGTCTGCTGCAATTCGGTCCCAAAACCGTTGTCCTCAAGCTCGGCGGACTCGGCGCGGCCATCATCACCGCTGCGCCGTCCGGAGGCGGTCAGGGCGGAAATGCTCCCGTCTTCACGCATATTCCCGCCATCCGCATTCCGGCCGTGGTGGATACGACGGCGGCGGGCGACACGTTCACCGGGGCTCTCGCCACTGCCTTGGCCGAAGGACGTTCGTTGGCCGAGGCGGTGCGCTTCGCCGGCATCGCCGGGTCGCTCGCCTGCACCGTTCGCGGAGCCCAGTCGGCCATCCCTCATCGGCGGGATATCCTGGCTCGCCTGTGA
- a CDS encoding mandelate racemase, translating to MKLTALKTFICDAWRTNWCFVKIETDSGHHGWGEATLEYREPTVIQAVRELERGLVNRDLRNIEAWWQDAYRDAYWRGGPVLMSALSAVEMALWDIKGKALGVPVHQLLGGRVRDAVPCYANAWFANAKTPDEFAAAAKIAIGMGYRALKWDPFGATFRHLSAAQLRDALAVVEAVKTATGTTAELLIEGHGRFEFPTARRIARALEDYDIQWFEEPLIPGNLENYARLRADTRTPISMGERLYTRWEFREVFERGCADFIQPDVSHAGGIHELRKIAAMAEVWQIPFCPHNPSGPVANAATLQLAACTPNFLYLETMATDVPWRADVARETCRLVNGEMQISDAPGLGVEINEDALAAHPYQVHDLRHYTGALTAIRPPDAKATF from the coding sequence ATGAAACTCACCGCCCTCAAGACCTTCATCTGCGACGCCTGGCGCACCAACTGGTGTTTTGTCAAAATCGAGACGGACTCCGGCCACCACGGCTGGGGCGAAGCCACGCTCGAATACCGCGAACCCACCGTCATCCAAGCCGTCCGCGAACTCGAACGCGGCTTGGTCAATCGCGACCTCCGCAACATCGAAGCCTGGTGGCAGGACGCTTACCGCGACGCCTACTGGCGCGGCGGCCCCGTCCTCATGAGCGCGCTCTCCGCCGTCGAAATGGCGCTCTGGGACATCAAGGGCAAAGCCCTCGGTGTCCCCGTTCATCAACTCCTCGGCGGTCGCGTCCGCGATGCCGTTCCCTGCTACGCCAATGCCTGGTTCGCCAACGCCAAAACGCCCGACGAATTTGCCGCCGCCGCGAAAATCGCCATCGGCATGGGTTACCGCGCCCTCAAGTGGGATCCCTTCGGCGCCACCTTCCGTCACCTCTCCGCCGCCCAACTCCGTGACGCCCTCGCCGTCGTCGAAGCTGTCAAAACCGCCACCGGCACTACCGCCGAACTTTTGATCGAAGGCCATGGCCGCTTCGAATTCCCCACCGCCCGCCGCATCGCCCGGGCTCTCGAAGACTACGACATCCAGTGGTTCGAGGAGCCGCTCATCCCCGGCAACCTCGAAAACTACGCGCGCCTCCGCGCCGACACCCGCACCCCCATCTCGATGGGCGAACGCCTCTACACCCGCTGGGAATTTCGCGAAGTCTTCGAACGCGGCTGCGCCGACTTTATCCAGCCCGATGTCTCCCATGCCGGCGGCATTCATGAGCTCCGCAAGATCGCCGCCATGGCCGAGGTCTGGCAGATTCCCTTCTGCCCGCACAATCCGTCCGGCCCGGTCGCCAACGCCGCCACGCTGCAACTCGCCGCCTGCACGCCCAATTTCCTCTACCTCGAAACCATGGCGACCGACGTCCCCTGGCGCGCCGACGTCGCCCGGGAAACCTGCCGGCTGGTCAATGGCGAGATGCAGATCAGCGATGCTCCCGGCCTCGGCGTCGAGATCAACGAAGACGCCCTCGCCGCGCACCCTTACCAGGTTCACGACCTGCGCCACTACACCGGCGCCCTCACCGCCATCCGCCCGCCGGATGCCAAAGCCACTTTCTGA